The Solanum lycopersicum chromosome 9, SLM_r2.1 genome window below encodes:
- the LOC101247955 gene encoding subtilisin-like protease SBT6.1 isoform X1, with product MPQTPQRSVFTFSLISLLLSYTLLRLYPSISVHLLRSPQNQTIALTTSTESQPYTTGGPHDYQDQRRQQSYSRNYIVRFHQYKEAKVLQNYLQDNVKFKGWEWIERKNPAARFPTDFGLVAIEESVKELLLENFRNLDFVKDVSLDLSYQRVVLEEKNEKIGAFINENKRAGKIFTAMSFSEDQNYAVANTSNMKISWKRALLMQKSQVTSLFGADSLWSRGYTGAKVKMAIFDTGIRSDHPHFRNIKERTNWTNEDTLNDNLGHGTFVAGVIAGQDEECLGFAPDTEIYAFRVFTDAQVSYTSWFLDAFNYAIATNMDVLNLSIGGPDYLDLPFVEKVWELTANNIIMVSAIGNDGPLYGTLNNPADQSDVIGVGGIDYSDHIASFSSRGMSTWELPHGYGRVKPDIVAYGREIMGSKISTGCKSLSGTSVASPVVAGIVCLLVSVIPESKRKDILNPASVKQALVEGAAKLPGPNIYEQGAGRVNLLESFEILMSYEPRASIFPGVLDYTDCPYSWPFCRQPLYAGAMPVIFNATILNGMAVIGYVESPPTWHPFGEDGNLLSVHFTYSDVIWPWTGYLALHMQIKEEGAQFSGVIEGNVTVKVYSPPAPGEKGRRSSTCVLRLKLQVVPTPPRSVRILWDQFHSIKYPPGYIPRDSLDVRNDILDWHGDHLHTNFHIMFDTLRDAGYYIETLGSPLTCFDARQYGTLLLVDLEDEYFPEEIKKLRDDVINSGLSVVVFADWYNVDTMVKMRFFDDNTRSWWTPVTGGSNVPALNDLLASFGIAFGNKILNGDFVLNGEQSRYASGTDILKFPRGGYLHSFPFMDSSESGATQNILLSGMTKTDTPILGFLEVGRGRIAVYGDSNCLDSSHMVTNCYGLLKKMLDFTSRSMKDPILFSDSARQEKPLYADKNQIPSRRPDVNFSTYSRVVGKELTCSRDSRFEVWGTKGYNLQVRGRNRKLPGYHVIDLGRGLNSTVDTPVTVTSNTTQKVVDSSGNNYWGFFYRDDIDMPVLVATHWLVPATVAILGLLILFWRMQKRRRRRRGSSGRFTNL from the exons ATGCCCCAAACTCCTCAAAGATCAGTCTTCACGTTCTCTCTTATCTCCCTTCTTCTCTCGTATACTCTCCTCCGCTTGTATCCATCTATTTCCGTTCACCTCTTGAGGAGTCCTCAAAACCAAACCATCGCATTGACCACGTCAACAGAATCCCAGCCATATACTACTGGTGGCCCTCATGACTACCAAGACCAGCGGAGGCAACAATCCTATAGTAGAAACTATATTGTTCGATTCCATCAGTATAAAGAAGCTAAAGTTCTCCAAAATTATCTGCAAGACAATGTGAAATTTAAGGGGTGGGAATGGATTGAGAGAAAAAATCCTGCCGCAAGGTTTCCTACAGACTTCGGATTGGTGGCTATTGAGGAGTCTGTGAAAGAACTTCTGTTAGAAAACTTCAGAAATTTGGATTTTGTGAAGGATGTTTCTTTGGATTTGAGCTATCAAAGGGTAGTTCTTGAAGAGAAGAATGAAAAGATTGGGGCTTTTATTAATGAGAATAAGAGGGCTGGGAAGATTTTTACAGCTATGTCCTTCAGTGAAGATCAAAACTATGCAGTGGCCAACACAAGTAACATGAAGATTAGTTGGAAAAGAGCACTACTGATGCAG AAATCTCAAGTCACATCCCTTTTTGGGGCAGATTCACTTTGGTCGAGAGGGTACACTGGTGCTAAAGTTAAAATGGCTATTTTTGACACAGGTATACGGTCAGATCACCCTCATTTCCGCAATATTAAG GAACGCACAAATTGgaccaatgaagatacactgaATGACAATCTAGGACATGGGACGTTTGTGGCTGGTGTCATTGCTGGTCAGGATGAAGAATGTCTTGGTTTTGCTCCTGACACAGAGATATATGCTTTCCGTGTTTTCACAGATGCACAG GTCTCTTACACATCATGGTTTCTTGATGCATTCAATTATGCAATTGCAACAAATATGGATGTGTTGAATTTGAGTATTGGTGGGCCTGACTATTTAGATCTCCCTTTTGTTGAAAAG GTTTGGGAGCTTACAGCAAACAACATCATCATGGTTTCAGCTATTGGGAATGACGGACCACTGTATGGTACTCTAAACAATCCAGCAGATCAAAGTGATGTTATTGGTGTTGGTGGCATTGATTACAGTGATCATATAGCCTCTTTTTCTTCTCGTGGCATGAGTACGTGGGAGCTTCCTCATGG TTATGGTCGTGTAAAGCCTGATATTGTTGCATATGGACGCGAGATAATGGGATCCAAAATTAGTACAGGTTGTAAAAGTTTATCTGGCACCAGCGTGGCGAGTCCTGTGGTTGCTGGTATAGTATGCCTTCTTGTTAGCGTAATTCCTGAAAGCAAGCGTAAGGACATTCTGAATCCAGCTAGTGTCAAACAAGCACTGGTTGAGGGGGCTGCAAAGCTTCCTGGTCCCAACATATACGAGCAGGGTGCAGGCAGGGTTAATTT GTTGGAGTCCTTTGAAATTTTGATGAGCTATGAGCCTCGAGCAAGCATTTTCCCAGGTGTTCTTGATTACACTGACTGCCCCTACTCGTGGCCATTTTGCCGTCAACCACTTTATGCTGGTGCCATGCCAGTCATATTTAATGCCACTATTCTAAATGGAATGGCTGTAATTGGTTATGTTGAAAGTCCACCTACATGGCATCCTTTTGGTGAGGATGGCAACCTTCTCAGCGTCCATTTTACTTATTCAGATGTCATTTGGCCCTGGACTGGCTATCTTGCACTGCATATGCAAATCAAAGAAGAAGGGGCTCAATTTTCAGGGGTAATTGAAGGTAATGTAACTGTCAAGGTCTACAGCCCACCAGCTCCAGGTGAGAAGGGCCGTCGAAGTAGTACATGTGTCCTTCGATTGAAATTGCAAGTGGTCCCTACTCCACCGAGATCTGTGCGGATATTGTGGGATCAATTTCACAGTATCAAGTATCCGCCTGGTTATATTCCAAGGGACTCCTTAGATGTTCGGAATGACATTCTTGACTGGCATGGGGATCATCTGCATACGAATTTCCACATAATGTTTGACACGCTACGAGATGCTGGATACTATATTGAGACTCTTGGCTCTCCTCTTACATGCTTTGATGCTCGCCAGTACGGTACACTCCTTCTGGTGGATCTTGAGGATGAGTACTTCCCTGAAGAAATCAAGAAATTGAGAGATGATGTCATTAATTCAGGTCTAAGTGTAGTTGTATTTGCTGACTGGTACAATGTGGACACAATGGTAAAGATGAGGTTTTTTGATGACAATACACGTAGCTGGTGGACACCAGTTACTGGAGGTTCCAATGTTCCTGCCTTAAATGATCTTTTGGCTTCCTTTGGGATTGCATTTGGGAATAAAATTCTGAATGGCGATTTTGTCCTCAATGGTGAACAGAGTCGGTATGCATCTGGGACTGATATTCTGAAGTTTCCAAGAGGTGGATACTTGCACAGCTTCCCCTTCATGGATAGCTCAGAGAGCGGGGCCACTCAGAATATCCTTTTATCTGGCATGACAAAG ACAGATACACCTATTCTTGGTTTTTTGGAGGTTGGCAGAGGTCGAATTGCAGTATATGGGGACTCTAACTGCTTGGACAGCAGCCATATGGTTACCAATTGTTATGGGCTCTTGAAGAAAATGTTGGATTTTACAAGCAGGAGTATGAAAGATCCTATACTTTTCTCAGATTCAGCTAGACAGGAGAAACCATTATATGCTGATAAGAACCAGATACCATCGCGTAGACCAGATGTGAATTTCTCTACCTATTCTAGAGTTGTTGGGAAGGAGTTGACATGCAGCCGTGACTCCAGGTTTGAAGTATGGGGAACAAAGGGTTACAATTTACAAGTCAGAGGAAGGAACCGTAAGCTACCTGGATATCATGTCATCGACTTGGGTAGAGGTTTAAATTCTACAGTAGACACACCTGTTACAGTAACATCTAACACGACTCAGAAGGTTGTCGACTCTTCCGGAAACAACTACTGGGGCTTCTTTTACAGAGATGAT ATTGACATGCCTGTGCTTGTAGCTACTCACTGGTTAGTTCCTGCAACTGTTGCCATCTTAG GTCTCTTGATCTTGTTCTGGCGCATGCAAAAACGTCGTCGGAGAAGGAGAGGTTCCTCGGGTCGGTTTACTAATTTATAG
- the LOC101247955 gene encoding subtilisin-like protease SBT6.1 isoform X2: MGRLWLVSLLVRMKNVLVLLLTQRYMLSVFSQMHSSLQVSYTSWFLDAFNYAIATNMDVLNLSIGGPDYLDLPFVEKVWELTANNIIMVSAIGNDGPLYGTLNNPADQSDVIGVGGIDYSDHIASFSSRGMSTWELPHGYGRVKPDIVAYGREIMGSKISTGCKSLSGTSVASPVVAGIVCLLVSVIPESKRKDILNPASVKQALVEGAAKLPGPNIYEQGAGRVNLLESFEILMSYEPRASIFPGVLDYTDCPYSWPFCRQPLYAGAMPVIFNATILNGMAVIGYVESPPTWHPFGEDGNLLSVHFTYSDVIWPWTGYLALHMQIKEEGAQFSGVIEGNVTVKVYSPPAPGEKGRRSSTCVLRLKLQVVPTPPRSVRILWDQFHSIKYPPGYIPRDSLDVRNDILDWHGDHLHTNFHIMFDTLRDAGYYIETLGSPLTCFDARQYGTLLLVDLEDEYFPEEIKKLRDDVINSGLSVVVFADWYNVDTMVKMRFFDDNTRSWWTPVTGGSNVPALNDLLASFGIAFGNKILNGDFVLNGEQSRYASGTDILKFPRGGYLHSFPFMDSSESGATQNILLSGMTKTDTPILGFLEVGRGRIAVYGDSNCLDSSHMVTNCYGLLKKMLDFTSRSMKDPILFSDSARQEKPLYADKNQIPSRRPDVNFSTYSRVVGKELTCSRDSRFEVWGTKGYNLQVRGRNRKLPGYHVIDLGRGLNSTVDTPVTVTSNTTQKVVDSSGNNYWGFFYRDDIDMPVLVATHWLVPATVAILGLLILFWRMQKRRRRRRGSSGRFTNL; the protein is encoded by the exons ATGGGACGTTTGTGGCTGGTGTCATTGCTGGTCAGGATGAAGAATGTCTTGGTTTTGCTCCTGACACAGAGATATATGCTTTCCGTGTTTTCACAGATGCACAG CTCATTGCAGGTCTCTTACACATCATGGTTTCTTGATGCATTCAATTATGCAATTGCAACAAATATGGATGTGTTGAATTTGAGTATTGGTGGGCCTGACTATTTAGATCTCCCTTTTGTTGAAAAG GTTTGGGAGCTTACAGCAAACAACATCATCATGGTTTCAGCTATTGGGAATGACGGACCACTGTATGGTACTCTAAACAATCCAGCAGATCAAAGTGATGTTATTGGTGTTGGTGGCATTGATTACAGTGATCATATAGCCTCTTTTTCTTCTCGTGGCATGAGTACGTGGGAGCTTCCTCATGG TTATGGTCGTGTAAAGCCTGATATTGTTGCATATGGACGCGAGATAATGGGATCCAAAATTAGTACAGGTTGTAAAAGTTTATCTGGCACCAGCGTGGCGAGTCCTGTGGTTGCTGGTATAGTATGCCTTCTTGTTAGCGTAATTCCTGAAAGCAAGCGTAAGGACATTCTGAATCCAGCTAGTGTCAAACAAGCACTGGTTGAGGGGGCTGCAAAGCTTCCTGGTCCCAACATATACGAGCAGGGTGCAGGCAGGGTTAATTT GTTGGAGTCCTTTGAAATTTTGATGAGCTATGAGCCTCGAGCAAGCATTTTCCCAGGTGTTCTTGATTACACTGACTGCCCCTACTCGTGGCCATTTTGCCGTCAACCACTTTATGCTGGTGCCATGCCAGTCATATTTAATGCCACTATTCTAAATGGAATGGCTGTAATTGGTTATGTTGAAAGTCCACCTACATGGCATCCTTTTGGTGAGGATGGCAACCTTCTCAGCGTCCATTTTACTTATTCAGATGTCATTTGGCCCTGGACTGGCTATCTTGCACTGCATATGCAAATCAAAGAAGAAGGGGCTCAATTTTCAGGGGTAATTGAAGGTAATGTAACTGTCAAGGTCTACAGCCCACCAGCTCCAGGTGAGAAGGGCCGTCGAAGTAGTACATGTGTCCTTCGATTGAAATTGCAAGTGGTCCCTACTCCACCGAGATCTGTGCGGATATTGTGGGATCAATTTCACAGTATCAAGTATCCGCCTGGTTATATTCCAAGGGACTCCTTAGATGTTCGGAATGACATTCTTGACTGGCATGGGGATCATCTGCATACGAATTTCCACATAATGTTTGACACGCTACGAGATGCTGGATACTATATTGAGACTCTTGGCTCTCCTCTTACATGCTTTGATGCTCGCCAGTACGGTACACTCCTTCTGGTGGATCTTGAGGATGAGTACTTCCCTGAAGAAATCAAGAAATTGAGAGATGATGTCATTAATTCAGGTCTAAGTGTAGTTGTATTTGCTGACTGGTACAATGTGGACACAATGGTAAAGATGAGGTTTTTTGATGACAATACACGTAGCTGGTGGACACCAGTTACTGGAGGTTCCAATGTTCCTGCCTTAAATGATCTTTTGGCTTCCTTTGGGATTGCATTTGGGAATAAAATTCTGAATGGCGATTTTGTCCTCAATGGTGAACAGAGTCGGTATGCATCTGGGACTGATATTCTGAAGTTTCCAAGAGGTGGATACTTGCACAGCTTCCCCTTCATGGATAGCTCAGAGAGCGGGGCCACTCAGAATATCCTTTTATCTGGCATGACAAAG ACAGATACACCTATTCTTGGTTTTTTGGAGGTTGGCAGAGGTCGAATTGCAGTATATGGGGACTCTAACTGCTTGGACAGCAGCCATATGGTTACCAATTGTTATGGGCTCTTGAAGAAAATGTTGGATTTTACAAGCAGGAGTATGAAAGATCCTATACTTTTCTCAGATTCAGCTAGACAGGAGAAACCATTATATGCTGATAAGAACCAGATACCATCGCGTAGACCAGATGTGAATTTCTCTACCTATTCTAGAGTTGTTGGGAAGGAGTTGACATGCAGCCGTGACTCCAGGTTTGAAGTATGGGGAACAAAGGGTTACAATTTACAAGTCAGAGGAAGGAACCGTAAGCTACCTGGATATCATGTCATCGACTTGGGTAGAGGTTTAAATTCTACAGTAGACACACCTGTTACAGTAACATCTAACACGACTCAGAAGGTTGTCGACTCTTCCGGAAACAACTACTGGGGCTTCTTTTACAGAGATGAT ATTGACATGCCTGTGCTTGTAGCTACTCACTGGTTAGTTCCTGCAACTGTTGCCATCTTAG GTCTCTTGATCTTGTTCTGGCGCATGCAAAAACGTCGTCGGAGAAGGAGAGGTTCCTCGGGTCGGTTTACTAATTTATAG